TCAGGTCGACCACGACGACCCGCCCGTCGGTGTCGAGCTCGACGCGGTCGGCATATCCCGTCACCTGGACCTGCTCGCCGCCGACCTCGACCACGGTCGAGAACCGCTCCTCGCGACCGATCAGCGCGCGCGGGTTGGCCTCGTGCCAGTCGACGAAGCGCTCCAGCGCCGCGCGGACCCGGTCGTGCTCGCGCTGCTTGGACCACGGGGTGCGGAAGTCGAGGCGGTCCCACACCTCGTCGACATAGGCCATCAGAGCGTCGGGATCGGGTGGCGCGTCGCCGGCGGCCACCCGCTCGGCCAGGGCATGCACCAGCTCGCCGAGGTTGGCCGACTGGTGGGCCCGTCCGACGCCGCCCGCCTCCCGGGTCAGGAACCACTGGGTCGGGCAGACGGCCAGCGAGTCGAGCATGCTCGCCGACACCGGGACCGGCCGGTCCTCGTCGCGGATCGGCTCCGCGGACCGGCTGGGCGCGCGGGTGCCCCACCAGGTGGCCGGATCGGCGGCCGGCACGGCTGGGCGCCGACCGACCCGCTCGCCGGCGAGCCGGGCCAGGCGCCGGGCCGCAGCGTCCTGGAGCGCGGGGTCGGCGTCGGGATCGGCGAGGGTGCGCCGCAGCTCGGCCACGAGCCCGTCGAGCGACAGCGGCCGCGGCGGCCGGCCGACGACGTGCTCGACGGTGGAGCCCAGCTCGTCGAGGAAACGTGAGGGCTGCTCGCCCTCGTCCTCCGCCGACCGGACGGCGGTCACGACCAGCCGCTCGCGGGCCCGGGTGCACCCGACGTAGAAGAGCCGGCGCTCCTCCATCAGCAGCTCGCGGGCGGTGAGCGGCGGGACCACCGAGCCGACCAGGCCGCCCTCGGTCGTGGGACCGATCCGGTCGGCCTGGAGCAGCGTGGAGCGGCGCCGGAGATCGGGCCATCCCTCCGCCTGCACGTGGGCGAGGACGACCAGGCGCCATTCGAGGCCCTTGCTGCGGTGCGCGGTCAGCAGGCGTACGGCGGCCCCACGCGCCCCTCGGTCCGCGAGGGTGTCGGCCGGGATCTCCTGCTGGACCAGGCCCTCCAGGAAGGGCGCGACCGCCAGGTGCTCGCGGCGCTCCCCGGCGCGGACGGCGACGTCGAAGAGGGCGCAGATCGAGTCGAGGTCGCGGTGCGCCCAGCGCGCCGCGGCACCCCCGGTCTCGACCGAGCGTCGCAGCCGCTGCGGCCACGAGGTGCCGGACCACAGGGTCCACAGCAGCTCCTCCGCACTCGCGCCGGCCTCGAGATCGGCGCGCGCCCGGCCCAGGAGCTCCGCCAGTCCGCGGGCCCGCTCCGCCTCCGCCGCGTCGATCGCGGCGAGCTGGGACGCGTCGAGGACGGCGAGACGCACCAGCTCGCGCGAGCTGCGGGGCGTCCCGCCGGTCTCCTGGCACCGGTCCTTCTCGCGCCGGCGCAGCAGCCGGGCCAGCCGCCGGACGTCGCCGGCGTCGAGCCCGCCGAGCGGTCCGGTCAGCAGCGCCTCGGCCCGCGCGGCGTCGACGTGCTCGACGTGCTCGGGATCGTCGTTGTGGAGGTTGACGACGGCGCGCAGGCCCTCGAGCAGCGGGAGCACCGCAGGGTCGCGGACCAGCGGCACCTCGTCTCGCGCCACCTCGACCGGCACTCCGGCGGCACCCAACGCCCGGCGCAGCGGGCCGATGCTCGCGCGACCGGACCGCACGAGCACGGCCATCTCGTCCCACGGCACGCCGTCCTCGAGATGGGCACGACGGAGCAGGTCGGCGAGGTGCTCGGCCTCGGCCCGCTCGGTGTCGAAGGTGCGGACCTGGACCCGCCCCGGCCCGTACGCCGCCCCGTCGGCCCGCGGCGCGAGGAACCGCTCGCGCGCCTCGGCGGGGATGGTCCCCCGTAGCCCGATCCGACCGGCGACCCGCTGGGCCGGCGCGAGGATGCCGGGCCCGAACCGCCGCACCGTGCGCAGCGCCACGACGTCGGCGGATCCTCCGTCGGCGCGCGGGAACTGGGTCGGGAACTCCAGGATGCCGCGCACCTCGGCACCCCGGAAGCCGTAGATCGACTGGTGCGGGTCGCCGACGGCCACCAGGTCGCGGCCGTCGCCGGCGAGCGCCTGCAGCAGCGCCACCTGCCCGGGATCGGTGTCCTGGTACTCGTCGACGAAGACGTGGCGGAACTGCTCGCGCAGCTCGGCGCGGTGGACCTCCGCCTCGATCCGCGCCCGCCGGATCAGGTCGGCGTAGTCGGTCGCGCCGAGCGAGTCGAGGGAGTCGAGGTACTGCTCGAGGAAGAGGCCGGCGGCGACGTACTCCTCGATGCCCTCGCTCTCGCCGAGCCGGCGCAGCGCCTCGCCGTCGAGGCCCTTCTCACGGGCCCGACCGAGCACGGCATGGACCTCGCGCGCGAAGCCGCGGGTGGCCATCGCCTGCCGGAACCGCTCGGGCCAGCGCACCGACTCGGGATGGTCGGCGAGGAGCTCGCGCAGGACGACGTCCTGCTCGGGCGCGGACAGCAGGCGCAGCGGCGCCTCGTAGAGACCGGCCGGCGCGTAGCGGCGGACCAGGGCGTAGGCGAAGGAGTGGAAGGTCGAGCTCAGCTGGGTGCCGGTGGTGCGGCCCAGACGGGCGGTCACCCGGTCGCGGAGCTGGTCGGCGGCCTTGCGGGAGAAGGTCAGCGCGAGCACCTGGTCGGGTCGCGCGCCACGCTGCTCGATCCGCTCGACGATGGCCTCGACCAGGGTGGTCGTCTTCCCCGTGCCCGGGCCCGCCAACACCAGCAGCGGACCGCCCGGGTGATCGACCACCCGGCGCTGGTGCTCGTCGAGCACGGGCACCGTCGCGACCGCGGGGGGCGGGGCGAAGCGGTAGCCGGTCGCGGCGGTCGAGGAGTCCACGGGCGCCACCTAACCACCCCCGCCCGACAGAAATGGACGAAGGGCCCCTCGCGAGTATGAGTCGCAAGGGGCCCTTCTGGTGACCGGTACTGGTGACGCTCCCGGTCGACCATCCGGCTGCTGCGATCCCGCGAGCCTCGTCACCCGGCTCACGCGGCCGGCGTCCCCGTGAGGGGCCGCCTCGCCTCGACCCGAAGGTCTCGGCCGGCCGGTCGGATCGTCGCCTTCCGGCTGATCCCGCTCTCCCGGAGGAGTGCGTGGGAGAAGTTCTACGCCCGTCCACCCGCAGGTGGCAAGGGGTTCCTGCCAGGTTTTTCAAGGGTTTTCCGTCATCCACCGGACCTCGGCGTGTCGTCCACAGGAACGCCCGATCTTGTCCACAGAGCGACGCCCACCATCCCCAGCCCATCCCCAGGAAGCGGCCGCCCCTGTGGAGGAATCGCGGGCGGAGTACGGGCTGAGTACCCGTGCTCAGTCGGGTCTGAGTGGTCCCCCGCTGGCGGTCGGCGAGCACAGATGGGGGAATGTACTCATGCGCTACGCCGACCCGTCGCTCTGCCCCGACTGTCGCTCCGCCCTCCCGGCCGGAGCCTCGGTCTGCCCGACCTGCGACCTGCTCGTCCGTCACCCGGTCGCCGTCGACCTCTTCGGCGCTCTCCAGCGCGCCGACGGACTGCTCACCCGGCTGCGCTCCGCCAGCGACGCCTTCCACGACCGGCCCGCCGCGGTGGCCGCACCCGGCGGCCTCGGCGGTCCGCTCGTGCCCCCGGCCGCGCCGATGCCGCCGAAGCGCGCGACGACGACCGGCCTGCCGTCGTACCCCGGCCCGATCCCGCCGCCGCCCGCACCACCCGCGCCGTCCCTGCGCCCGGCCGCTCCCGTCCCCCCGTCCCCCGGCGGGGTCTCGTTCGCCTCGGTCCCGAAGATCCTGCTCGGGCTCGGGGCGTTCTGCCTGCTCGTGGCCGCGGTGATCTTCCTGGCCGTGTCGTGGTCGACGCTGGGCGTCGGCGGCCGCACCGCGGTGCTCGCCGCTCTCACCCTGACGGCCGGCGCCTCCGCCCTGCTGCTGCACCGCGTCGGGCTCCGCATCGCCGGCGAGTCGCTCGTCGTCGTGGCGCTCGGACTGCTCGCGCTCGACGTCGTGGGTGCCGGTGCGGCCGGCTGGTTCGGCGACGGACCCGACGGTGCGATCGCCTGCGCCGCCGGCCTGGTCGTCGCCCTCGCCGGTGCCGGGCTCGGTCTACTCCGGGTGGGCGGCCAGCCGCGGCTGGTGGCGCCGCAGGTGATCGCCGGCATCGGCCTGTTCATCGGGTACGTCGGCGCGGCCGGCGCCACCGGCCACTGGCTGATCGCCGGTCACGTCGTCACCGCGCTCGCGCTCGGCACCGTGCTGCTCGGCCGGCGTACCGGTGCCTCGGCCCTCCTGTGGAGCGCCGCCGCCGCGGCCGGCCTCACCTGGGTCTGCACCGCCGGCGCCGCGTTCGTCGAGTCCCTCGTGACCCCCGACCTGCGCCAGCTCTGGGTCGACGGCACCGGCTGGTCGCTGCTCGTCAGCGCGGCCGTGCTGCTGGTGCCGGGCGCCGTCGTCCGGCACCGCGACCTGCTGCTCGCCGGCGCGAGCGGCGCCGCGATGCTCGCGACCGTCGTGCTCACGCTGCCGTCCGTCGACACCGACGCCCGCACCGTCGGGCTCGTCGCCCTCGGTACGACGGCGGCCTGGGTGCTCGCCCTCGGCGTGCTCCCGCGGGGGTCCCGGATCATCGCCATGGCCCCGGCCGCCACCGGCAGTCTCGTGCTCGTCGGCCTCGCTCTGCAGGCCACGGCCGACGTGCTCGACCGCTGGTCGCGGATCGCCGACGTCTTCGACCGCTCGTTCGGCGTCCGGCTGACCACGCCCGACCCGGTCGCCGAGCCCGCCGTGCTGGTCCCGTCGCTGCTGACCGTGCTCGCCTGCATCGCCCTCCTCGACCGCGATCGCACCCGGCGCACGCTGCCCGCCTGGGGCCGCATCGCCGGCCTGGTGATCGGCGTCGGGCTCGCCATCACCCTCGCGTCGTACGACGTGCCGCTGGCCGTGCCGCTCACCGTCCTGGTGCTCGTGGCGCTCGGGGCGACGGCCCTCGCGCTGGGGACCACGGGTGCGGAGGCCGCGATCTGGGCGCTGGTCGCCGTGACCGCCGGGACCGCGGTCGCGATCGGCGCCCTGCCCAGTGACGGCCTGCTCCTGGCCGAGCTCGCCCCGATCGCGGTCGCGCTGGTCGCCGTCGCCGTCCTCGGCCGGCAGCAGGCGACCCGGGTCGTGGCGGGCCTCGCCGCGCCGGCCGCGCTCGGACTGGCGACGGCTGCGGCCGTCCTGGTGATCGGCGACGACGCCGCCTGGGTGTCGATCCCCGTCCTGCTCGTCGTCGGAGTGCTCGCCCTCGCCGTGCCGCGCATCGACGTCGAGAGCGCGGCCGTCGTGGTCGCGCTCGTCGCCCTGCCCGCCTCGCTGTCGGCGACCGGCGACGTCGGTGGCTACGCGGCACTGTGGTTGACCGTCGCGGGCTTCCTGGCGTCCGGCACGGCGCTGCTGCACGACTCGCGCCGCGGCTGCGCGTTCGTGGGCGGTGCCCTCCTGCTGCTGGCCAGTTGGGTGCGGCTGGCGGACCTCGACGTCACCGAGCCGGAGCCGTACACCCTGCCGCTCGCGGCCGCGCTCCTCGCCTTCGGCCTGTGGCGGCTCCGGCGCTCGGCGGCGGTCGGCACCCTGGAGGCGCTGCTGCCGGGCCTGCTGCTCGCGACCGTCCCGTCCCTGATCTGGGTGCTCGGCGACCCCGTGTCGCTGCGGGCACTGGTGCTCGGCGGCGCCTGCCTGGCCCTGACGGTCGCCGGCGCGGCCCTGCGCTGGAGCGCTCCGCTGATCGTGGGCGCGGGCATCGGCGCCACCGTGGTGCTGCGCGAGCTCGGCCCCTACGCGGGCGAGTTCCCCAAGTGGGTCTGGATCGGCCTGGCCGGTGCGCTGCTGACGGTCGTCGGGATCACCTGGGAGCGGCGGCTGCTCGACGTGCGGCGGGCCGTCGGTCTCCTCGGCCGCCTCCGGTGACCGGGCGCTCGCGGTGACCTGCTAGACAGAGCACATGGCTACCACTGCACTCGGGGGGAACCCCGTCCAGACCGTCGGCGAGCTCCCCGCTGTCGGCGCCGCCGCCCCGTCGGTCTCGCTGGTCGGCGCCGACTTCGGCTCCGTCACCCTCCCGGAGGGCCAGCGCACGGTCCTCAACATCTTCCCCAGCATCGACACCGGCGTGTGCGCCGCGAGCGTGCGGAAGTTCAACGAGCTCGCCGCCGGCCTCGACAACACCACGGTCATCAACGTCTCCCAGGACCTCCCGCCCGCGCTGGGTCGCTTCTGCGGCGCCGAGGGCATCGACAAGGTCCAGGTCGGCTCGGCGTTCCGGTCGTCGTTCGGCGAGGACTACGGCGTGAAGATGTCCGACGGCAAGCTCGAGGGCCTGTTCGCGCGCTCGATCGTCGTGCTCGACGCCGACAGGACCGTGCTGCACTCCCAGCTGGTCCCCGAGATCGCGACCGAGCCCGACTACGACGCCGCCATCGCGGCGCTCGGCTGATCGACCGGCTGATCGACCGGCTGATCGACCGCTAGTCCCCCGTCGCCGGGTCCCAGAAGGCCCGGCGCATGTCGAGGGCCCCGCTGCTGTCGCGCAGCGGGGTCTCCTCGGCGAGGTAGGCCGTGCGGGCCCGCTCGTCGTGGCTCGGCGGGAGCGTGCCGTCGGCGCGCACGACCCGCCACCACGGCACCGGGCCGCCGTAGCGTGCCATCACCGAGCCCACCTGGCGGGGTCCCCCGCCGACGACGGCCGCCACCGCGCCATAGGTCGTGACGCGCCCCGGCGGCACCTGCTCGACCAGGTCGAGCACCCGCTCGACGTACCCCTCGTCCACGAGGCGATCATGCCGTGCGGCCCGGACGAGCCGAGAGCCCCGTCCGGCCGGACGGGGCTCCCGATGCTCCCTCGGTGCGACTCGACCGACGTGACCGAGCGCCCTCCGATTGGTGCGACGCGGCTGCGTGACCGCGTGCCCGGACCAACGACGACGCCGCGTCGCGGTTACGAACGCGCTCGCGCCATCGAACTCAGTAGCTGGGCTGGCTCGGGTCGATCTGGTTGACCCAGGCCACGACGCCGCCGCCGACGTGGACCGCGTCGTCGTAGCCGGCGCCCTTGACGATCGCCAGGCACTCGGCCGAGCGGACGCCGCTCTTGCAGTGCAGGACGACCTGCTTGCCGGAGTCGACGGGCGGCAGCTGGCCGAGGGCGGTGCCGTTGAGGAAGTCGCCCTTGGGGATGAGGACGGCGCCGGGGATGTGGTTGATCTCGGCCTCGGCGGGCTCGCGCACGTCGATCAGGACGAAGTCGCGGCTGCCCTCCTCCTTCTCCTTGATCATCGAGGCCAGCTGGGTGACCGAGATGGTCGCGTCGACGGCGGCGTCGGCGGCCTCCTCGGAGATCGCACCGCAGAATGCCTCGTAGTCGATCAGCCCGGTGACGGTCGGGTTCTCGCCGCACAGCGCGCAGTTGGGGTCCTTGCGCACCTTGAGCTTGCGCCACTCGAGCTCGAGGGCGTCGTAGATGACGAGCTTGCCGACGGCCGGCTCACCGGCGCCGATCAGCAGCTTGATGGCCTCGTTGACCTGGATCGAGCCGATGCTGGCGCACAGGACGCCCAGCACGCCGCCCTCGGCGCACGAGGGGACCATGCCCGGCGGCGGGGGCTCGGGGTAGAGGCAGCGGTAGCACGGGGCGTCGTCGGCCATCGTGGGGGCGAAGACCGAGGCCTGGCCGTCGAAGCGGTAGATCGAGCCCCACACGTAGGGGATGCCGAGGAAGTACGCCGCGTCGTTGACCATGTAGCGCGTGGCGAAGTTGTCGGTGCCGTCGACGATCAGGTCGTAGCCCCGGAAGACGTCCATGACGTTGTCGTTGTCGAGGCGGGTCTCGTGGAGGATCACGTCGACCAGCGGGTTGATCTCGTGGATCGACTCCTTGGCCGACAGGCCCTTCGACTTCCCGAGGTCGGACATGCCGTGGATGACCTGGCGCTGCAGGTTCGACTCGTCGACCTCGTCGAACTCGGCGATGCCGAGGGTGCCGACGCCGGCGGCGGCGAGGTAGAGCAGCGCCGGGCTGCCGAGACCGCCGGCGCCGATGACCAGCACCTTGGCGTTCTTGAGGCGCTTCTGGCCGTCCATCGCGACGTCGGGGATGATCAGGTGGCGGCTGTAGCGGCGGACCTCGTCGATGGTCAGCTCGGCGGCCGGCTCGACCAGCGCGGGAAAGCTCACGGCGTAACTCCTCGGGTACTGCAGATCGGATGGGGGCTGTCCAGGGCCAACGCAGTGGTGACCCCGGCTGTTCCCTCGGCCCTTCCATGGTCCCTGCCGACGCCAAGGGAGCCACGCCACGTCCCGGCATCCGGACCCCGGCTACCAACGAGTAGGCTTCGTGCTGTGGTGACCGAGCAGTTCAACCTCGACGAGCCCCGACCGCGCGGCGTACGACTCCCGCGGCGCGAACGGCGCGCACAACTGCTCGCCGCTGCCCTCGAGGTCTTCGTCGCGCAGGGCTATCACGCCGCCGCGATGGACGACATCGCCGAGCGGGCCGGGGTGTCCAAGCCCGTGCTCTACCAGCACTTCCCGGGCAAGCTCGAGCTCTACCTCGCGATCCTCGACGTCGCCTGCGACTCCATCATCGCCAACTGCCGCCGCGCCCTGGAGTCGACGCAGGACAACAAGCAGCGGGTGGCGGCGGCGATCGACGCCTTCTACGCGTACGTCGGCCACGACACCGGCGCCTTCCGGCTCGTCTTCGAGTCCGATCTCACCAACGAGCCGGCCGTGCGCGGCCACGTCGACCGCGTGACGACCGAGTGCGCGGCGATGATCGCCGCCGTCATCGAGGACGACACCGCCCTGCCGGCCGCGGCCTCGCAGCTGCTCGCCGTCTCGCTCGTGGGAATGGCACAGGTCAGCGCCCGGTTCTGGCTGACCGAGACCGACGGCGCCATGGCGGGCCTGAGTCGCGACGACGCCACCGCCCTGGTGGCGGGCCTGGCCTGGCGCGGCATCCGCGGGTACCCGCTCACGGAGGACCACCCCGAGGCCTGAGGCGGGCCTGACTAGGCTTGCGTCATCCCCACGAACGAGGAGTGTGCCCATGACCGTCGAGGTCAAGATCGGTGTGCAGAACACCGCCCGTGAGCTCGTGATCGAGACCGACGAGTCCCACGACGCCGTCGCGAAGCAGGTCGCCGACGCGATCGCCGCCGCCGACGGCGTGATCACCCTGACCGACACCAAGGGCAAGGTCACCGTCGTCCCGACCGCCAAGCTCGCCTACGTCGAGATCGGCCGCAGCACCAGCGGCCAGGTCGGCTTCCGGAGCTGAGCAGGCTGAGCCCCGCCGGGAACTCCGGCACCCGTCCCGGACGTTGACCAGGTACGACCCGGGAGGTGAGCGCCCATGCTGCAGTTCCGCTTCGCCGCGCGCAGCGAGACCGGCCGGGTGCGCACGAACAACGAGGACGCCGGGTTCGCCGGGCCCTACCTCCTCTGCGTCGCCGACGGGGTCGGCGGTGCCGAGGCCGGTGAGGTGGCCGCCGCCACGACGGCGTACGTCGTCAGTGCCCGTGCGCTCGCGCATCCCGGTCACGAGCCGTCGCGCCTGCTCGGCGCGGCGACCCGGGAGGCGCACGGCCAGCTCGCGGCCGGGATCGCGGCGGACCCCCGGCGCGCCGGGATGGCGACCACGCTCACCGCGGTCCTCACCGACGGCATCCACACCGCGCTGGCCCAGGTGGGCGACTCCCGGGCCTATCTCCTGCGCGCCGGCGAGCTGAGCCAGCTCTCCCACGACCAGACCCTGGTGCAGTCGATGGTCGACAGCGGGCAGCTGAGCGCGGAGCAGGCCGCCGCGTCGCCGTACCGCAACGTCGTGCTGCAGGCCGTCGACGGCGAGCACCTGCCCGACCCGGACCTGCTGCTGCTTGACCTGCGCCCCGGCGACCGGCTGCTGCTGTGCAGCGACGGCCTCAGCGACGTCCTCTCCGCCGCGACGATCGCGCGCGGGCTCGGCCTCGACAGCCGCTCGATGGCGGTCGACCGGCTGGTCCTGGCCGCGCTCGACGGCGGCAGCCGCGACAACGTCACGGCGATCGTCGCCGACGTGGTCGACGCACCGGCGATCGCCGCCAACGGGAGGGTCCTGGGCGCCGCGGCGGCCCTGGTCAACGTGGTCGACCCGGCGGCCGTCCGCCCGTTGCGCTCGGCCTGACCCCCGTTCCGGTCCTACACTGGACGGGTGAGCGCGAAGCGGTCGTACGAGTACGCGCGCCTGTGGGTGCCGTTGTACGACGCCGCCGCGCTCACGGTGACCCGGCCGGTCTACCTCATCGAGGCCGCCGACGGCTTCGAGGGCATCGCTGCCGAGAAGAACACGACCCTCATGGGCCTGTTCAACGAGCTGGGCCGGGCGGGCTGGCGCATCGACATGACCGCACAGCGGGTGGACCACCCCGCACCGGAGTTCCAGATGCTCATCGATGCCACGCTCGACGAGGCCGACCATGCGGTCTCGCCCGACGAGGTGGCGCATGCGGTCGGCTCCGGCGGCGACCCGGCGGGCGCCGTGACCCAGTTCGACGTCTACCCCATGCGGCGACGCCTGGACTGACGGTCGGGGCGCGGCACACGCGCGCAGCGCGCCTCCAGCAGTCTTGCCGCCAGGCCGAGGCTGGACCCACCGAAGCCACGCGCGGGCGCGGCAGCGCGGCGCACGCGCGCAACGCCCCTCCAGCAGTCTTGCCGCCAGGCCGAGGCTGGACCCACGGAAGCCAACCGCGGGCGCGGCAGCGCGGCGCACGCGCGCAACGCCCCTCCAGCAGTCTTGCCGCCAGGCCGAGGCTGGACCCACCGAAGCCAACCGCGGGCGCGGCAGCGCGGCGCACGCGCGCAGCGCGTCGTGCGAAGCCCGCGGGCCGAGCGGAGCGAGCGCCCGGGCGGCGAGCACGACCTGCGACGCGCTCGCGCCATCAAACTGCGACGCGCTCGCGCCATCAAAACTGCGACGCGCTCGCGCCATCAGACCGCGAACAGGTCTCCGTACTCCTCGACGCGCTCGAGGACCTGAGCCGGCGTGAACTGGTCGAGGCCGAGCGGGTCCTCGGCACCCTCGGCCACCTCGTCCCAACCGACGGGGGTGGCGACCTGCGGTCGCGGCGTGCCGCGCAGGGAGTACGGCGCGACGGTGGTCTTGGATCCGGCGTTCTGCGACCAGTCCAGGAAGACCTTCCCGCGCCGCCGCGCCTTGGTCATGGTGGCAGTCACGAGCTGCGGATGAGCGGCCTGGAGCTCCTCGGCGATCTGCTTGGCGAGCTCGCTGGTCTCGGTGGAGGGCAGCGGCTCGGGCAGCGGCGCGTACAGATGGAGCCCCTTGCTCCCGCTGGTGACCGCGACCGCGTCGAGGTCGTGCGCGGCGAGCGCCTCCTGCACGTGCAGCGCGACCTGGCAGCACTCGTGCAGGCCCGCGGGCTCACCCGGGTCGAGGTCGATGACCAGCCGGTCGGCGCCGACCGGCTCGTCGTCCGCATCGACGGTCCACTGGTGGACGTGGAGCTCGAGGGCGGCGAGGTTGACCGCCCAGACCAGGGTCGGGAGGTCCTCGATGATCGGGAAGACCAGGGTGTCACCGTGCCGGCTCGGCCCCCGGCTGCCGGTCGTGGGGACCTCCGCGGTCCGCACCCAGCTGGGCGTGCCCCGGGGGGCGTTCTTCTCGAAGAAGCTGAGGTCGCCGACACCGTGCGGCCAGCGGATCCGGGTCACCGGCCGCCCGGCGAGATGCGGCAGGAGGGCCGGCGCGACCCGGACGTAGTAGTCGAGCACCTCGCCCTTGGTGGTGCCGGTGCTCGGGTAGAGCACCTTCTCCAGGTTGGTGAGCCGCAGCGTGCGGCCCTCGACGTCGACGTGGACCTCGGTCTGCGGGTGCTCGCCCTGCTTCGGCATCAGCCCTCCTCCGGGACGAGGTCGTCCGGGGTCAGGTCGGTGCGCACGCCGCGGTACGACGGCTGCCGCAGCCGTTCGTAGCCGACCCCGTGGGTGTCGACGTCGACCACCACGACCGGCTCCACCCACCGCGTGCCGTCCGCGTCGACCCGCGGCACCTCGTCGCCGAACGGGCTGGCAGCGCGCGCCAGCGGTGCGAGCAGCTCGGCCAGGACCCGGGACTGCTTCGGGCCGATGCCGCTGCCGACCCGCCCGCGGAACGCCAGTCCGGCGGCCGTCGGCTCCCCCACCAGCAGCGCGGCGAGCCGGTCGCTGGTGCCGACCTGCGGCCGCCAGCCGCCCACCACGAACGAGCCGCGGTAGCGGTGCGGGAGCTTCAGCCAGTGCGGGCTGCGCTCACCCGGCCGGTACGTCGAGTCGCGTCGCTTGCTGACGATGCCCTCCAGCCCCTGGACCCGGGTGGCCTCGTGGAGCATCTCGCCGTCGTCGTACTCGACCGGGACCTGCCAGCCCGCACGGGACAGGTCCAGGGCGGTGAGCCTGCGGCGACGCTCGTGAAGCGGCAGACCGCACAGGTCCTCGCCGTCGAGATGGAGCAGGTCGAAGACCATGTAGGTCACCGGGATCCGCGCGGCCAGGCGGGCGACGGTCGCGGCATTGCGGACGTGCATCCGCTCGGCGACGACCCGGAAGTCGGGCACGCCGCGGTCGTTGAGCGCGATGATCTCACCGTCGACCACCAGGTCGCGGACGCCCGCGGGCGGGGTGACCAGCTCGGGCCAGGCCTCGCTGATCCGGTTGCCATTGCGGCTGGTCAGGATGACGGCGCCCGCCGTGAGGGCGCCGATCGCACGCACGCCGTCCCACTTGACCTCGTGGCACCATTCCTCGCCCCGCGGCACGTGGGTGCCGGGCGTGGCGAGCATCGGGCGCACCGATCGGAGGTCGAGCACGGCCCCATCATGCCGCCCGGACCGCACCGCCAGCGCGTAGGCTCGTCCCATGCGTGCGATCTGGAAGGGTGCCGTCTCGTTCGGCCTCGTCAGCGTGCCGGTCAAGCTCTACAGCGCGACCGAGAGCCACGACGTCTCGTTCCGGCAGGTGCACGCCAAGGACGGCGGGCGGATCAAGTACCAGCGGATCTGCGCGATCGACGGCGAGGAGGTGCCGTACTCCGACATCGCGAAGGGGTACGAGACCGAGGACGGCGAGATGGTGATCCTCACCGAGGAGGACATGGCCAACCTGCCGACGACCTCGTCGCGGGAGATCGCGGTCGAGAAGTTCGTGCCGAGCGATCAGATCGACCCGCTGCTGTTCGAGAAGTCCTACTACCTCGAGCCGGAGGGCACCGGCGCCAAGCCGTACGCGCTGCTGCGCCAGGCACTCCTCGACGCCGACCGGATGGCCGTGGTGACGGTCGCGCTGCGGCAGCGGGTGACCACCGCGGTGCTCCGGGTGCGCGACGACGTGATCGTGCTGCAGACGATGATGTGGCCCGACGAGATCCGCACGCCCGACTTCAGCGTCGAGACCGGCGAGGTCAAGGACGCCGAGGTCAAGATGGCCCACATGCTCGTCGAGACACTGTCCGGCGACTTCGACCCCGCCGAGTTCGAGGACGACTACGCCGACGCGGTGCAGGCCGTCGTGAAGGCCAAGATCGAGGGCGGCGAGGTGCAGCGCACCGAGACGTCGGCGAAGACCGGCGGCGAGGTGGTCGACCTGCTCGCCGCGCTGCAGCGCTCGGTCGAGGCGGCCAAGACCTCGCGCGGCGAGACGGACGAGAGGCCGGCC
This region of Nocardioides sp. L-11A genomic DNA includes:
- a CDS encoding MGMT family protein, which translates into the protein MDEGYVERVLDLVEQVPPGRVTTYGAVAAVVGGGPRQVGSVMARYGGPVPWWRVVRADGTLPPSHDERARTAYLAEETPLRDSSGALDMRRAFWDPATGD
- the moeZ gene encoding adenylyltransferase/sulfurtransferase MoeZ; this translates as MSFPALVEPAAELTIDEVRRYSRHLIIPDVAMDGQKRLKNAKVLVIGAGGLGSPALLYLAAAGVGTLGIAEFDEVDESNLQRQVIHGMSDLGKSKGLSAKESIHEINPLVDVILHETRLDNDNVMDVFRGYDLIVDGTDNFATRYMVNDAAYFLGIPYVWGSIYRFDGQASVFAPTMADDAPCYRCLYPEPPPPGMVPSCAEGGVLGVLCASIGSIQVNEAIKLLIGAGEPAVGKLVIYDALELEWRKLKVRKDPNCALCGENPTVTGLIDYEAFCGAISEEAADAAVDATISVTQLASMIKEKEEGSRDFVLIDVREPAEAEINHIPGAVLIPKGDFLNGTALGQLPPVDSGKQVVLHCKSGVRSAECLAIVKGAGYDDAVHVGGGVVAWVNQIDPSQPSY
- the tpx gene encoding thiol peroxidase, encoding MATTALGGNPVQTVGELPAVGAAAPSVSLVGADFGSVTLPEGQRTVLNIFPSIDTGVCAASVRKFNELAAGLDNTTVINVSQDLPPALGRFCGAEGIDKVQVGSAFRSSFGEDYGVKMSDGKLEGLFARSIVVLDADRTVLHSQLVPEIATEPDYDAAIAALG
- a CDS encoding DUF3107 domain-containing protein, with the protein product MTVEVKIGVQNTARELVIETDESHDAVAKQVADAIAAADGVITLTDTKGKVTVVPTAKLAYVEIGRSTSGQVGFRS
- a CDS encoding TetR/AcrR family transcriptional regulator — its product is MVTEQFNLDEPRPRGVRLPRRERRAQLLAAALEVFVAQGYHAAAMDDIAERAGVSKPVLYQHFPGKLELYLAILDVACDSIIANCRRALESTQDNKQRVAAAIDAFYAYVGHDTGAFRLVFESDLTNEPAVRGHVDRVTTECAAMIAAVIEDDTALPAAASQLLAVSLVGMAQVSARFWLTETDGAMAGLSRDDATALVAGLAWRGIRGYPLTEDHPEA
- a CDS encoding ATP-dependent DNA helicase, which produces MDSSTAATGYRFAPPPAVATVPVLDEHQRRVVDHPGGPLLVLAGPGTGKTTTLVEAIVERIEQRGARPDQVLALTFSRKAADQLRDRVTARLGRTTGTQLSSTFHSFAYALVRRYAPAGLYEAPLRLLSAPEQDVVLRELLADHPESVRWPERFRQAMATRGFAREVHAVLGRAREKGLDGEALRRLGESEGIEEYVAAGLFLEQYLDSLDSLGATDYADLIRRARIEAEVHRAELREQFRHVFVDEYQDTDPGQVALLQALAGDGRDLVAVGDPHQSIYGFRGAEVRGILEFPTQFPRADGGSADVVALRTVRRFGPGILAPAQRVAGRIGLRGTIPAEARERFLAPRADGAAYGPGRVQVRTFDTERAEAEHLADLLRRAHLEDGVPWDEMAVLVRSGRASIGPLRRALGAAGVPVEVARDEVPLVRDPAVLPLLEGLRAVVNLHNDDPEHVEHVDAARAEALLTGPLGGLDAGDVRRLARLLRRREKDRCQETGGTPRSSRELVRLAVLDASQLAAIDAAEAERARGLAELLGRARADLEAGASAEELLWTLWSGTSWPQRLRRSVETGGAAARWAHRDLDSICALFDVAVRAGERREHLAVAPFLEGLVQQEIPADTLADRGARGAAVRLLTAHRSKGLEWRLVVLAHVQAEGWPDLRRRSTLLQADRIGPTTEGGLVGSVVPPLTARELLMEERRLFYVGCTRARERLVVTAVRSAEDEGEQPSRFLDELGSTVEHVVGRPPRPLSLDGLVAELRRTLADPDADPALQDAAARRLARLAGERVGRRPAVPAADPATWWGTRAPSRSAEPIRDEDRPVPVSASMLDSLAVCPTQWFLTREAGGVGRAHQSANLGELVHALAERVAAGDAPPDPDALMAYVDEVWDRLDFRTPWSKQREHDRVRAALERFVDWHEANPRALIGREERFSTVVEVGGEQVQVTGYADRVELDTDGRVVVVDLKTGRSKPSDVSVKTHVQLALYQYAVDHGALDPPPGEPDAAPRRAGGAELVQLGLTDGGPDATVQRQPLHADDGPERDELRARLTHAASLIRTERFPAVAGQQCRTCTFVSLCPAKSAGAVVTQ